A single genomic interval of Stenotrophomonas bentonitica harbors:
- the queD gene encoding 6-carboxytetrahydropterin synthase QueD, translating to MEIFKVFTLEAAHRLPNVPPGHKCARLHGHSFRVELKVEGEPGEHTGWIMDFGDVKAAFKPIYDRLDHHYLNDIPGLENPTSEVLARWIWNELKPSLPALSEVTVHETCTSGCRYRG from the coding sequence ATGGAAATCTTCAAAGTCTTTACCCTCGAAGCGGCCCACCGCCTGCCCAACGTGCCGCCGGGCCACAAGTGCGCGCGCCTGCACGGCCATTCGTTCCGGGTGGAACTGAAGGTCGAAGGCGAGCCGGGCGAACACACCGGCTGGATCATGGATTTCGGCGACGTCAAAGCGGCCTTCAAGCCGATCTACGACCGCCTGGACCACCACTACCTCAACGACATTCCCGGCCTGGAGAACCCGACCAGCGAAGTGCTGGCGCGGTGGATCTGGAATGAGCTCAAGCCGAGCCTGCCGGCGCTGAGCGAGGTGACCGTGCATGAGACCTGCACCTCGGGCTGCCGCTACCGCGGCTGA